The proteins below come from a single Mustela erminea isolate mMusErm1 chromosome 14, mMusErm1.Pri, whole genome shotgun sequence genomic window:
- the LIPM gene encoding lipase member M isoform X2 yields the protein MNPALRMEMWLLILVAYLLQRDVNSGCMPTKAVDPEAFMNISEIIRHQGYPCEEYEVVTEDGYILSVNRIPQGPAQLKKTGLRPVVFLQHGLLGDASNWISNLPNNSLGFILADAGFDVWLGNSRGNTWSRKHKTLSVDQDEFWAFSYDEMARFDLPAVINFILQKTGQEKIYYVGYSQGTTMGFIAFSTMPELAQKIKMYFALAPIATVKHAKGPSTKFLLLPDMMIKGLFGKKEFLYQTRFFRHLAIYLCGQIIMDQICSNVMLLMGGFNTNNMNMSRANVYVAHTLAGTSVQNILHWSQAMNSGELRAYDWGSETKNLEKGNQPTPIRYKVRDMTVPTAMWSGGQDWLSNPEDMKTLLSEVTNLIYHKHIPEWAHVDFIWGLDAPHRVYNEIIHLMKQEDTSFSQGTCGVSL from the exons AATGGAGATGTGGCTTCTGATTCTGGTGGCGTATTTGCTCCAAAGAGATGTGAATTCAGGATGTATGCCAACGAAAGCTGTGGATCCAGAAGCATTCATGAATATT AGCGAAATCATCCGACATCAAGGTTATCCTTGTGAGGAGTACGAAGTTGTAACAGAAGATGGGTACATCCTTTCTGTTAACAGAATTCCTCAAGGCCCAGCGCAACTTAAAAAGACAG GACTGAGGCCGGTGGTGTTCCTGCAGCACGGCCTGCTTGGGGACGCCAGCAACTGGATCTCCAACCTGCCCAACAACAGCCTGGGCTTCATTTTGGCAGATGCCGGTTTTGACGTGTGGCTGGGGAACAGCAGGGGGAACACCTGGTCTCGGAAACACAAGACCCTCTCCGTAGACCAAGATGAGTTCTGGGCTTTCAG TTATGATGAGATGGCTAGGTTTGACCTTCCTGCAGTCATAAACTTTATTTTGCAGAAAACTGGCCAGGAAAAGATCTATTATGTCGGCTACTCACAGGGCACCACCATGG GCTTTATTGCTTTTTCCACCATGCCAGAGTTGGCTCAgaaaatcaaaatgtattttgcatTAGCGCCCATAGCCACTGTTAAACATGCAAAAGGCCCTAGTACCAAATTTTTGTTGCTTCCGGATATGATGATCAAG GGACTGTTTGGCAAGAAGGAATTTCTGTACCAGACCAGATTCTTCAGACACCTTGCTATTTACCTGTGTGGTCAGATAATTATGGATCAGATTTGTAGCAACGTCATGTTACTAATGGGAGGATTTAATACGAACAACATGAACATG AGCCGAGCAAATGTGTACGTCGCTCATACTCTGGCAGGAACATCCGTGCAAAATATCCTGCACTGGAGCCAG GCAATGAATTCTGGTGAACTCCGGGCATATGACTGGGGGAGCGAAACCAAAAATCTGGAGAAGGGCAATCAG cCAACTCCCATAAGGTACAAAGTCAGAGACATGACGGTCCCCACCGCAATGTGGTCCGGGGGTCAGGACTGGCTTTCAAATCCAGAGGACATGAAGACGCTGCTCTCCGAGGTGACGAATCTCATCTACCATAAGCACATTCCAGAATGGGCACATGTGGATTTCATCTGGGGCTTGGACGCCCCTCACCGTGTGTACAACGAGATCATACATCTGATGAAGCAGGAGGACACCAGCTTCTCCCAGGGAACATGTGGGGTCAGCCTGTGA
- the LIPM gene encoding lipase member M isoform X1, translated as MPRILSGVWIVSHRMEMWLLILVAYLLQRDVNSGCMPTKAVDPEAFMNISEIIRHQGYPCEEYEVVTEDGYILSVNRIPQGPAQLKKTGLRPVVFLQHGLLGDASNWISNLPNNSLGFILADAGFDVWLGNSRGNTWSRKHKTLSVDQDEFWAFSYDEMARFDLPAVINFILQKTGQEKIYYVGYSQGTTMGFIAFSTMPELAQKIKMYFALAPIATVKHAKGPSTKFLLLPDMMIKGLFGKKEFLYQTRFFRHLAIYLCGQIIMDQICSNVMLLMGGFNTNNMNMSRANVYVAHTLAGTSVQNILHWSQAMNSGELRAYDWGSETKNLEKGNQPTPIRYKVRDMTVPTAMWSGGQDWLSNPEDMKTLLSEVTNLIYHKHIPEWAHVDFIWGLDAPHRVYNEIIHLMKQEDTSFSQGTCGVSL; from the exons ATGCCAAGGATCTTGTCAGGCGTGTGGATTGTCTCCCACAGAATGGAGATGTGGCTTCTGATTCTGGTGGCGTATTTGCTCCAAAGAGATGTGAATTCAGGATGTATGCCAACGAAAGCTGTGGATCCAGAAGCATTCATGAATATT AGCGAAATCATCCGACATCAAGGTTATCCTTGTGAGGAGTACGAAGTTGTAACAGAAGATGGGTACATCCTTTCTGTTAACAGAATTCCTCAAGGCCCAGCGCAACTTAAAAAGACAG GACTGAGGCCGGTGGTGTTCCTGCAGCACGGCCTGCTTGGGGACGCCAGCAACTGGATCTCCAACCTGCCCAACAACAGCCTGGGCTTCATTTTGGCAGATGCCGGTTTTGACGTGTGGCTGGGGAACAGCAGGGGGAACACCTGGTCTCGGAAACACAAGACCCTCTCCGTAGACCAAGATGAGTTCTGGGCTTTCAG TTATGATGAGATGGCTAGGTTTGACCTTCCTGCAGTCATAAACTTTATTTTGCAGAAAACTGGCCAGGAAAAGATCTATTATGTCGGCTACTCACAGGGCACCACCATGG GCTTTATTGCTTTTTCCACCATGCCAGAGTTGGCTCAgaaaatcaaaatgtattttgcatTAGCGCCCATAGCCACTGTTAAACATGCAAAAGGCCCTAGTACCAAATTTTTGTTGCTTCCGGATATGATGATCAAG GGACTGTTTGGCAAGAAGGAATTTCTGTACCAGACCAGATTCTTCAGACACCTTGCTATTTACCTGTGTGGTCAGATAATTATGGATCAGATTTGTAGCAACGTCATGTTACTAATGGGAGGATTTAATACGAACAACATGAACATG AGCCGAGCAAATGTGTACGTCGCTCATACTCTGGCAGGAACATCCGTGCAAAATATCCTGCACTGGAGCCAG GCAATGAATTCTGGTGAACTCCGGGCATATGACTGGGGGAGCGAAACCAAAAATCTGGAGAAGGGCAATCAG cCAACTCCCATAAGGTACAAAGTCAGAGACATGACGGTCCCCACCGCAATGTGGTCCGGGGGTCAGGACTGGCTTTCAAATCCAGAGGACATGAAGACGCTGCTCTCCGAGGTGACGAATCTCATCTACCATAAGCACATTCCAGAATGGGCACATGTGGATTTCATCTGGGGCTTGGACGCCCCTCACCGTGTGTACAACGAGATCATACATCTGATGAAGCAGGAGGACACCAGCTTCTCCCAGGGAACATGTGGGGTCAGCCTGTGA